A genomic window from Luteolibacter sp. LG18 includes:
- a CDS encoding DUF1844 domain-containing protein, translated as MPDEPQADPRFSEFLFLQAQNAGMFLGQIPNPVTGRNDINLRAAKSVLDSLEMLENKTRGNLTEKEEKLLAVALNNLRPLYLQASEE; from the coding sequence ATGCCCGACGAGCCACAGGCCGACCCCCGCTTCAGCGAATTCCTGTTCCTCCAAGCCCAGAATGCCGGGATGTTCCTCGGTCAGATCCCGAATCCAGTGACGGGCCGCAATGACATCAACCTGCGGGCCGCGAAATCGGTGCTCGATTCGTTGGAAATGCTGGAGAACAAAACCCGCGGCAACCTGACGGAGAAGGAGGAGAAGCTCCTCGCCGTGGCCCTGAACAACCTCCGCCCGCTTTACCTCCAGGCCTCGGAGGAGTAA